The window CTCTCCGACGATCTTGGGCCTCAGATGTCCAGCATATGCCACCAACCATGCCTCTATGGGCCCCTGGGATTTTGAGCAACGGCCTCCGCAAGCCCAACGAATGTACAATGACTTCGCCATCGCCGCCTCCACCGGCAACGACACCGGCCCGTCTCGAGTCTTTACCGAGACAGTAGACACCATCCTGATGACCACCAAGAGCGTCAACAAAAGGTTTAGCAAACATGCGCTCCATCTTAACGGCGGTGACTGCACGTGTGTATTCTCTTGGCTTTGCGAAGGGGTGGAGGTGGGGTGCGAGGTTGTGCGAGAGAGGATGGGGAgcagaggaggaggagggcAGATGATCGTCTAGGGAGCGAGAGATGGTTTTTATTTTCTGGGAATGGGGTGAGCATGGGCTGTTGAACGAGGGTTGAGCTTACCATTTTGGTGGCTGTCTTCTGAAATGCCTTTTTGGATAGACGATTTTGAGCGAGAGATGATCCAAAAATCTCACTCGTTCAAAACAGGCGAATAATCAAATTACGTAACATTTTGCCACCGCCCGCCGTCTCATCAGCTATAGAACTATGTACAGTCCATTGCTCTGTAAGCAGGCTTTCTTTgctttctttctttccttctttcttccctcttcatTTATCGccccttcccttccccGAAATGAGCGAAATATCGTCTCCAGCTTCGTCTCTCGACTTTTTCGAGTCAGACGGTTCAGCAGACTCCGACTACGATGAAGCACCACGCCGCACCCGAAAGCCGCCTCCCAAGAAACCTGGAGCCCGTCGTGGCACGTCAACTCCCACAGCTTCAGGCTCGGAATTTGGCACAAAAATCAAGATAAATTTATCCTCTCTCCAACGGCGTGCGGTAGAGGGCGGTACCGCTATTGagcaggaggaagaaggggacgaggacgaagaagggTATTTTGATGGGTTAATTGGTAAACGGGGAGTAGATCTGTCAGGTCAAACGCTGAAAGGCGATCATGGTTTGAGACCGCTCTGGGTAGATGACCGCGGTAATATGTGGGTACTTTGGCTCCGACGCAACCAAGTCATTGGTTGACCATGTCTGGCAGTATTGTTGAGGCCTTTGCTCCCTTTGCAAAGCAAGCGCAAGATTTCCTGGTTGCCATTTCCGAGCCTGTATCTCGGCGAGTCATCTTTTCAATCTTTCACTTATGTGTTCGCACGTGCTGACAAGAGAATATAGACCCTCCCTTATACATGAATACCGCATAACCAAGCCTTCTTTACACTCCGCCATGTCCATTGGTCTTGAGACCAAGGTCATCATTGAGGTCCTCTCTCGTCTCAGCAAGACACCCCTTTCACCACGACTTGTCGCTCGAATAGAAGAGTGGACAGCATCATTTGGTAAAGTGCGGCTTGTACTGAAAGACAACCGATACTTTCTCGAAACGAATGTCCCCGAATTCTTGCAAAAACTGATGAACGATGAAGTCATCAAGGAATGCATGGTGCATCGTGAAGAGGAAACGGGTCCTACTGTATTTGGAGCAGAGGAAGGTGCTCGTCCACGACGAGACTTTGCCATTCCTGgaacagaagaagctcgaAGACGAGAGAGGGGTGAAGAAGCCGAACAGACTCGTGAGAATGACGCTGTCTTGGGCGCCGTGATTGGGATTGGCGAGGCagatgagatggatgacgaagatgatAAAGTTCATTCGTTTGAGGTGTCTGGtgagaggatggaggaCGTTCGAAGACGGTGTAAGGATATCGATCTTCCTGCTTTGGAAGAGTACGATTTCAGAAACGACACGATCAACCCCAATCTCGATATACAGTTGAAGCCCATGACTGTGATTAGGCCGTATCAGGAAATGAGTCTAGCCAAAATGTTTGGTAACGGTAGAGCGAGATCAGGTATCATTGTCTTACCTTGTGGCGCGGGGAAAACGCTCGTGGGTATTACTGCGGCATGTACGATTAAGAAAAGCGCACTTGTGCTGTGTACTTCTGCGTTGGTTTTATTTCCTGCTTTTTTCGTTGTGCAAATTTTTCTGACGTTTTTTTTGCGTGTTACGGTAGTGTATCGGTAGCCCAATGGAAACAACAGTTCCTTCACTTCTCCAACATCTCGGAACGACAAATCTGTGCCTTTACCCAGGGTGAAAAAGAAATGTTCAGTACGTCGGCGGGTATCGTCATCTCGACGTACTCCATGATCGCCAAAACTGGCAAGCGAGCACACGATGCGGAAAAGATGATGCAGTTCCTTCGGTCCAGGGAATGGGGATTCTTATTATTGGATGAGGTGCATGTGACTCCAGCAGACATGTTTAGAAAATGTATCAACAATTTCAAAGTGCACGCCAAGTTGGGTCTCACTGGTAAGTCCTTGCGGTCATTTTGGGGTTTTCCAAATCACGGACTTTTAACAATGTTGAAAATAGCAACGCTGGTAAGGGAGGATGATAGGATTGGAGATTTGGGATACTTGATTGGTCCAAAGTTGTACGAAGCCAATTGGATGGATCTCGCGAAAAATGGTCATATTGCCACTGTCCAGGTatgtttttttttgttttctcttcttccagtTGGCCAACTTGGGGTTTCCCATAACACTTTTGGCTAACTGGTTTCTTGGAGTGTGCCGAAGTTTGGTGTCCCATGACTCCAGAATTTTATCGAGAATATTTACGGAATCCTTCTCGCAAACGCATCCTTTTACACGCCATGAACCCAAACAAGATTCAAGCATGTCAATTCTTGATCAATTACCATGAGAGCAGGGGTGACAAGGTGATTGTATTTTCCGACAATGTGTTTGCACTTGAGGTGAGTTTTGGTTCCTTGTTGGCAAGCAGAAggattttttttttttataAATTTGATTTTATTTTATTTGATTTACTGACGAGACGAGGACAAAATAGGCGTACGCCAAAAAGTTGGGCAAGTCTTTTATTCACGGCGGGACGCCAGAAGGTGAACGATTGCGAATCCTTTCGCGATTCCAACATGATCCCCAGCTGAacaccatcttcctctccaaGGTCGGTGATACATCTATCGACTTGCCTGAAGCTACTTGCTTGATTCAAATATCGTCGCACTTTGGTTCTCGACGGCAAGAAGCCCAGCGATTGGGCAGGATTCTGAGGGCAAAGCGAAGAAATGACGAGGGGTTCAACGCATTCTTTTATTCGCTCGTTTCCAAGGATACGCAGGAGATGTTTTATTCATCCAAGCGGCAAGGATTCCTGATTGACCAAGGCTACGCGTTCAAAGTCATCACCGAACTCCACGGTCTTCATAGCATGCCCAACCTCGTTTTCCCGTCCAAAGACGAGCAGCTGTCGTTGCTCGAGTCGGTGTTGAACCAGGGTGATGCGGCAGCAGAGACGGCGGATCATTATATGAGGTTGAATGGGGGTAAGCATCTGAAGCGGATTGCGGGTGCTCAGCCAAGTACGAGTGGGTCGACGGTGCAGAGGTTCATGGCACCATTGGAGCATTTGAGTGGAGGGCAGAATATCAGTTATAGGGAACAGAACAAGAGTGTCAAGTGAGTTTTTAAacgttttttttttatccttTGTTACCAATGTTATTAATCAAGGATTTTAATTCTTTTTAGCAAAGAGCTCTCGAGAGAAGTGCGGCAGAATAAGAGGGCTGGGGGATCGGCTAGTGGGAGAGACAGCCATGCGATTTtcaagaagagaaagacAGAGTTGGCGGCGGCCAAGAAGCAGCGCGAAACGGAATTCTAAGCAGTCGCGGAATTCGAAtacaaaaaaaaagaaggaagagacAGTAGTTTGCACCTTTTTGTAGCAAGTATAAAAATAGATTCATGGACTCAATCTGTTGTATTCTTCGTTTTACGATTGTGTAACCTCACCGATATCCTCGTTCCACACTTTACCGGCAGGACTGTTGATCCAGTCTTTCATCATCTTTTTGATCTCGTCAGAATCGAGGTTGATAACGTTGACGCCGTTATCAACGAGAAGCTGTTCCCCGCCCAAAAAGTTTTCGTTTTCGGCGAGAACGACGGTAGGGATTTTGTACAGGATACAAGTTGCGGAGCACCTTTTTGTAGTTTTAACGAAAACATCAGTTTGTCTCCAACTTTTGcataaaaaaaaagagagagagagagagagagagaagaaagagacTGATCTTACATGATGCAAGGCGACAAGGTGGTGAACATGGCACATTCTCTTAGCAACCCCTCTGGCACGCGTCCCAAGTTTTCAAGGCAATCCATCTCGCCATGTCGAACGTTGGACGAGAGCTGGACACGGTTGTTATGTCCACGGGAGATGATACGGGAGGTAGGAAGGTGGACCAATGCGGCGCTGTGGGTAGTGCAGGTTTGATGAGACGATTGATCATTGATCagcaaagaaggaaagaaaaaaaaaaaacgGTTGCTTGTGATTAAGCAAAGAAAGGGCGGGCTTACCCGATAGGGATACCACCTTCCGAACGACTCTTCAAAGCTTGATCATGGGCGCTGAAATGAGAATTAGGTATTTGGTCAGCTCAACATCTGTATATAACTTGCTGACTACGCGGCATCTCTCACACTCTCCCATCATTGCATGAATGCACTGCCGCTCCATCTCTACCTGGTTGTACTCTCCTGTGCCCCTCAAATAAGGATTAAAGACGTACACGCTCATGAAGTGAGGGTAGTCCTCTGGTTTAGCTGGGGATCCTTCTACGGGAGACATGATTTTCTATAATCAAGAAATAGAGTTGCGTAATATTACTGTGCAAGATGTGTATAGCGAGGGGTGATTATAGAGTTCAGTATGATGTTGAATGGAAAAAAGAGGTTAACCGATAtgcctccacctccacccaaCTCCACCCCGCCGGATTCAAAATGTCAAGTATGCTGACGTAATATGGCAGAAATCGCCACCAAGGACATTTACAGAAGAGTACGATAGAAGAGTATTACTCTTCCCATACATTTGCGTTGCCTGTGCCATCTTTTCCGTTACCCCATCGCCGCCCCACCATGCAGCCTTCAGCATCTTCAACATCCTCTTCTCAGTCTCCGGACCAATCCTCCCAGCCAGAAACCCCGGCCAccggcagcagcagcagcaggtCAAACCCTCTCTACCCATCGATCCTCCCGACCTCTGCCACGCTTCTCGCCACGAAACTCGGCCCCACCCTCCCGTACTACCAATCCCAAACCCAAGTATTTGCCGCTGACCCGGAGCAAGTCCGACGGGAAGCGATGGAAGCTCGACAACGTGCGATGCCTGAAAAATGTTTTTCGTGGTGTACCCAAAGCGAGATGGCGAGACCGTTTTGTCGGATGGTGTGTTtaaggaaaaaagaaaaggggGTGGGGATGACGAGGGAGGAGCAGTTGGAGCGGTTGAGGCCGCGGCAGCGCCAGCAGCGGATACAAGTTGAAAGTGGGGTTGCGAGTGCGAGTGCGGATGCGCTTGCTAATGTGATatccccctccccctccccctcctcaTCGTCGTCATCCATAGCCGAGTGGATTTACTCTCCCATCGCAACGCTTCGTTCACGCCTAACACCGTACTCCATCATCTATATCCGGGGTACGCCGGATGGTGTGATTGGACGGTATATGGAGGAGCTGGAATGGGATGATGGGGTGTATGATTTCAAGGGGTTGTCGAGGGGACAAGCGGCCAAGTCTGCCGCGCGGGGGGAGGGTGAGAAGATGGAATGGCTCGAATGGGGAGATCAAGGGTGAGTGCATAAAGCCagggggggggggggggggggggcgGCGTATCTTGCAGTGGCTGACAAGTGTTCTTTTGATTTAGCGCGTTGATGCATTTACCGCTGACGGTTCTATTTTCACCAATCCTCGCATTACCGGAAAACATCCACCGCCTGTTATCCCCCTCGCTGCATCTTCTTTCCGCGTACAAGGCGTCGTTCACAGAAGGCGGCCAGGGGCGTAATCTGGACAGGTTTGTGGAGACGGTGAAGAATAATGGGGCAGGGGAAatggtggagaagattAATACATTTATAGAGAAGCGTGTTcaggagggaagagagaagagggaggagatgatgaagcagagacaagagaggatgaaggggaTGAAGGATGTGGGTGAGGTGGAAGGCAAGGAAGAGAGGCAGAGTCGTGTATGACTTGTGTGCAAGTGTACGCTATCATGATGCATTTTTTGATAAAGTATATGCGCCAGACTTGAAACAAGACTGTCACTGTCACCGGGGTAAAACTTTACGGGTTACTGCCGCCATGACGACTCGCCAACAATCCCTCTGCCTTGACCCTTTTCTCTGCTTCCAAACTCTCTCTTGGGTCGATTCGAGTCCTTTTCACTTCTGGCTCTTTCCGACTGCTGCTTGCTGGCTGTTGAGCGAGATAAAACGAGTTGGTGTGGATAGGTATTGCTGTGGGCTCGAGACTAGAAGAAGCAGCGGTGGGTGTAGCTCGTTGCGTGGTTGGGTTTAAAGACGGACGAGGTGCACTCTCTCGAGGCACACTTGAAGACGAAGACGACCGATGAGTGGGctcatcctcgtcctcgtccCAGTCGTCCCGCATAGCAGCCACGCCTCTCAGGATCTCTTCGGGGATGATGACACTTCCGTAGCTCCCATCGAGATAGTCTTTGGCCTCTTCCTCCGGCCTGTCGTCATCTCCCGCTCCGTCGCGAAACTTGGGTGCAACGAGGGAGACGCCAAACGGTGTGAAAAGGCCACGGGGCCCGAACCGTTCGAGGAAACGGGCGTAAATTCTCTCGAGCTTGGCTTGTTGGCTGAGAAGTCAGTGGTCTGCCGCATTGACAAGGACGTACCGAGAGGACGAGAGCCGTTTGCGCTTGACGCCGGGCTGGTGCTGATGCTCGTCGGTGGTCATCCTCACTGTATCGGGTCAGCGGTCAACTGCACACATCCAGGACCCACGCACATAGATCCCAGCGGCTGCGCCTGCTCTGGGCGGCGAGCGGCATGCCGTGCTTGTCCTGGAGATGCCTCCTGGCGACGCTGCGGCCGTTCTTGCCGTCGTAGGTCTTGCCGCAGACCCTGCAGGTGATGAGCTTCCACGCGGTGTATGCGCTGTCTGCCCGGTGGGCGTCTGggtggaggatgaggaggtCGTTGACGTCGAGCGACCAGCCGGGCGCCGCGGGGCAGGGGAGGAGGCCGTTCGGGCGGCAGGCGCGCAGCTGGAGCAGCGGCTGCGAGGCGTCCGCAAAGTCGGGGAAGAACACCGGCGTGGACTCGTGCGGGGGGAGGGGGTCCGCGTGCTGCATCGGGGAGTGGGCAATGGCGACTTGACGTGAATTTCCCGCGTCTCATCTTCACTTTTCTCCACTCCCCATGGCCGCTCCGCTCTACGTCACACAGTCCGGCCGTCTCTGGCACGCAGgcctcatcctcatcgtcaCCGTCGGCCTCCCAGGTAAGCACAGCCGCAGCAGCCACAGCTCACCACGCAGCCCGCGGCAAGACACACATCTCCCGCGCACTCGAACGCTACCTCCGGTGGCTCGGCGTAAAGACTCGCGTCTACTCCATCGGCGACTACAGGCGCAAAGTCCTCGGCGGCGCAGAGAACGTTCCCCATGACTACTTCCAGACAAAGAGTGTGTACTGTCTGCGTGTAGATTGCCGTCTGACACTCTTGCAGCGCCCAGGTCAGAGGCCACCAACGCACTCCGGCGCCGCATCAAGACGGAGCTCGAGGACCAGATCATGGACTTTTTCGCCGTACAGGGCGGACAGGTCGTCATCTACGATGCCAACAATGGCAGTATCGCAGAGAGAAAGATTACTTCTGAAAAGTTTGGCGCCAAGGGCGTCCATGTCATCTACCTCGGTCAGTCCGTCAGCCGTCAGTATCCTGGTCCAGAAACTAACTCCAACCAGAGAGTCTCTGTGACCAAGAAGATATCATTACATCCAATATCCGAAGCGTCAAGCTCTCCTCTCCCGACGTGTGTCCTTTTACTCCGTATCGCACGTAACATGCTGACAGCAGGTGTTTAGTACGCCGGATGGGATGCCGAAAAGGCAGTGGCGGACTACTGGGAACGTATCCGAGACCAAGCCGCAGTGTACGACACCGTCACCGCCGATGAAGGACCTTTTATCAAGGTGATGAACGTCGGCGAGCGGATCGAAGTCAACCGTATCGAGGGTGGGTAAATCGTCCAACCGCTTGACAGGCGCTAACTTGTTGGAAGGATACCTCCAAACGCGAtgctgcttcttcttgatgaATATCCATACCCGTCCTCGCACTATATACTTTGCTCGTGTACGTCCACCACTCTCACTCTCACACTGACACTAACAACACGCAGTCTGGGCAATCGCTCATTGAACACTCTTACAAAGCCGACTCGGACCTCTCGCCTGCAGGCTGGGAATACGCTGAACGACTCAAAGCCGCAGTTATCGCGCGACGCAAAGCACTCagagaggagagaaagTCCAAAGGCGAAGTCCTCGGGGAAGAAAACCCGTTACTCGCGAGTCCCTCCCAactatatatatatatatatatatactAGTAATCTAACTTATTTGATAGGTGTGGACATCTGCCCGTCGCCGTGCGTACCACACTGCCTGGCCGTTTGTCCACTCGGGCTACAAGGTCGTCCAAAAACCCATCATGTCGGAAATCAACCCCGGTGTCTGGGACGGTCTCTCCACCCAAGAAGCCATGGAACTCTACCCAGACGAGTGGTCCCGCTTCCTCGCTGACCCCTACGCGCATCGAGCACCGCGCGCAGAAAGTTATCATGATTTGAGCGTAAGGCTCGAAAGTGTGATTTTCGAGTTGGAGAGGTGTCAGAATGATTTGTTGATCATCGGTCATGCGTCGGTTATCCGATGTCTGCTGGCCTACCTCGTAGGCCTCCCGCCCAACGAAGTCCCCGCGGTCGAGATCGCCCGGGGCGACCTC is drawn from Cryptococcus gattii WM276 chromosome A, complete sequence and contains these coding sequences:
- a CDS encoding Cytoplasm protein, putative (Similar to TIGR gene model, INSD accession AAW41133.1) — encoded protein: MAAPLYVTQSGRLWHAGLILIVTVGLPARGKTHISRALERYLRWLGVKTRVYSIGDYRRKVLGGAENVPHDYFQTKTPRSEATNALRRRIKTELEDQIMDFFAVQGGQVVIYDANNGSIAERKITSEKFGAKGVHVIYLESLCDQEDIITSNIRSVKLSSPDYAGWDAEKAVADYWERIRDQAAVYDTVTADEGPFIKVMNVGERIEVNRIEGYLQTRCCFFLMNIHTRPRTIYFARSGQSLIEHSYKADSDLSPAGWEYAERLKAAVIARRKALREERKSKGEVLGEENPLLVWTSARRRAYHTAWPFVHSGYKVVQKPIMSEINPGVWDGLSTQEAMELYPDEWSRFLADPYAHRAPRAESYHDLSVRLESVIFELERCQNDLLIIGHASVIRCLLAYLVGLPPNEVPAVEIARGDLVEITPASYGVISRAWHFWSGEGRGDAYGENLYENFAEATSGKGSVLPDSGVNFAADALNMEKEAEEEEGREKEKEKEMGKGGREAMMEAAMAVGKISEQAAANSAAAAAGAEGGGGVGQGARGPGKALRRWGSEKGKGRGLPGLSELNEAEEAEEERGEQNDEGAVSEGEGKDGGKTRSRAMSLLEI
- a CDS encoding Hypothetical protein (Similar to TIGR gene model, INSD accession AAW41130.1; CNA05960), giving the protein MQPSASSTSSSQSPDQSSQPETPATGSSSSRSNPLYPSILPTSATLLATKLGPTLPYYQSQTQVFAADPEQVRREAMEARQRAMPEKCFSWCTQSEMARPFCRMVCLRKKEKGVGMTREEQLERLRPRQRQQRIQVESGVASASADALANVISPSPSPSSSSSSIAEWIYSPIATLRSRLTPYSIIYIRGTPDGVIGRYMEELEWDDGVYDFKGLSRGQAAKSAARGEGEKMEWLEWGDQGALMHLPLTVLFSPILALPENIHRLLSPSLHLLSAYKASFTEGGQGRNLDRFVETVKNNGAGEMVEKINTFIEKRVQEGREKREEMMKQRQERMKGMKDVGEVEGKEERQSRV
- a CDS encoding General RNA polymerase II transcription factor, putative (Similar to TIGR gene model, INSD accession AAW41128.1), whose translation is MSEISSPASSLDFFESDGSADSDYDEAPRRTRKPPPKKPGARRGTSTPTASGSEFGTKIKINLSSLQRRAVEGGTAIEQEEEGDEDEEGYFDGLIGKRGVDLSGQTLKGDHGLRPLWVDDRGNIIVEAFAPFAKQAQDFLVAISEPVSRPSLIHEYRITKPSLHSAMSIGLETKVIIEVLSRLSKTPLSPRLVARIEEWTASFGKVRLVLKDNRYFLETNVPEFLQKLMNDEVIKECMVHREEETGPTVFGAEEGARPRRDFAIPGTEEARRRERGEEAEQTRENDAVLGAVIGIGEADEMDDEDDKVHSFEVSGERMEDVRRRCKDIDLPALEEYDFRNDTINPNLDIQLKPMTVIRPYQEMSLAKMFGNGRARSGIIVLPCGAGKTLVGITAACTIKKSALVLCTSAVSVAQWKQQFLHFSNISERQICAFTQGEKEMFSTSAGIVISTYSMIAKTGKRAHDAEKMMQFLRSREWGFLLLDEVHVTPADMFRKCINNFKVHAKLGLTATLVREDDRIGDLGYLIGPKLYEANWMDLAKNGHIATVQCAEVWCPMTPEFYREYLRNPSRKRILLHAMNPNKIQACQFLINYHESRGDKVIVFSDNVFALEAYAKKLGKSFIHGGTPEGERLRILSRFQHDPQLNTIFLSKVGDTSIDLPEATCLIQISSHFGSRRQEAQRLGRILRAKRRNDEGFNAFFYSLVSKDTQEMFYSSKRQGFLIDQGYAFKVITELHGLHSMPNLVFPSKDEQLSLLESVLNQGDAAAETADHYMRLNGGKHLKRIAGAQPSTSGSTVQRFMAPLEHLSGGQNISYREQNKSVNKELSREVRQNKRAGGSASGRDSHAIFKKRKTELAAAKKQRETEF
- a CDS encoding Cytosine deaminase, putative (Similar to TIGR gene model, INSD accession AAW41129.1) codes for the protein MSPVEGSPAKPEDYPHFMSVAHDQALKSRSEGGIPIGAALVHLPTSRIISRGHNNRVQLSSNVRHGEMDCLENLGRVPEGLLRECAMFTTLSPCIMCSATCILYKIPTVVLAENENFLGGEQLLVDNGVNVINLDSDEIKKMMKDWINSPAGKVWNEDIGEVTQS